Below is a genomic region from Streptomyces sp. RPA4-2.
AGGGCGCGCGCGGCGGCCGCGAGGACTTCCGACGAAGCCTCCTTGCGGCCGCGCTCCAGCTCGGAGAGGTACGGCATCGAGATCCGGGCCGCGTCGGCCACGTCCTTGAGCGTGCGCTCCTGCGCCAGCCGCTCCCGGCGCAGGACGTCACCCACGAGGTCGCGCCAGAGCGGCTCCCCGCGCCCGGAGGCGGGTGGCGTCCGCCGGGGCGCGAGGTCCGGGAGGGTCCGCCGCGGCGTGTGGCCCGCGGGGACCGCGGACCCCGGCGGCCGACGGATGGCCGGATCCGGCGCGGCGGCCGGGCGCAACGGGATGACACGGGCGTCGTTGCGTGCTTGGTTCGGCGCTTGGTTGCTCACCCTTTCAGCGTAGGAGCACCTGGCCGCGGGGGAAGGGATCGGCATTCCGCTCTCGGGGGAATCGGACCCTGTGGTCAAGGGCCGTCCCGTGGTCCCCGGTGGATCAGCGCGCGGCGTCGGATGCGACCGATCCGACGGCGGGGCGTGGGGGTCCCCCTGCTCGAAGAGCTCGTGGGCGTGCCGTAGCCGTCGCCGTCCGCCCACCGGGGAGGACGGGGACGCGCCTTAGGCTGGACGCCGGACCGGTGGAGGTGGGCGACGGTGCTGCGGGACACGTTCGACGAGGCGGCGGAGCTGTACGACCGGGCCCGCCCCCGCTATCCCACGGCGCTGGTGGACGAGCTGGCCGGGCGGGTGGGCCTCGGGCCGGGTGTCCGCGTCCTGGAGATCGGGCCGGGCACGGGGCAGCTCACCGTTCCGCTGGCGCGGCTGGGTTGCGATGTGACGGCCGTGGAGCTGGGACCCGCGCTGGCGGCGGTGGCCCGGCGCAACCTGCGCGGCTTCCCCCGGGCGCGGGTGGAGGTGGCGGAGTTCGAGCGGTGGCCGCTGCCGCGCGATCCGTTCGACGTCGTGGTGTGTGCCACCGCGTTCCACTGGATCGACCCGGCGGTGCGGGTGGTCAAGGCGGCGCGGGCGCTCGGCCCGGACGGAGTCCTCGCCCTGGTCACCACGCACCATGTCGCGGGCGGCAGCACCGACTTCTTCGCCCGGGTCCAGGCGTGCTACGAGCGCTGGGACCCGGCCACCCCGCCCGGACTGCGGGCGTCGGACGAGGCGGACGTCGCCACGGACACGGGTGAGCTGGAGCGGTGGGGCCGGGTCACCTCGTACCGCTTCGCACAGGAGATCACCTACTCGACGCGGGAGTACATCGACGTCCTGCTGACCTACTCCGGGCACCGCGCGCTGGACGCGCCCGCGCGCCGGGGTCTGCTGGGGTGCGTGGAGGAACTGATCGAGACGCGCCACGCGGGATCGGTCACCAAGCGATACCTGCACGAACTCCTGCTGACGCGGCGGGCGTCGGACGGCGACCGCTGACCGGGGGCGCTCACTGGCCGACCCTGCCGTCGATCCGCTCGCGCAGGAAGTCCGCGTGGCCGTTGTGCCGGGCGTACTCCTCGATCATGTGCACCAGCACCTCGCGGAGCGGGATCGGTTCGTCGCCGTTCGCCCCGGTGACGTCGAAGTCGCCGTTCGGGTCGTGCTCGGACCGGTAGTGCCGGGGCACGTCCTGACCGGCCATCACCCGGCGGAGGAGGTGTCTGCCATACCCGAGAGCATCGCCCCGCCGACCAGGCGTCCGCCACCGGATTCCCGGCCCTCGCGGCCGACGACTCCGTACTGACCGGCTGACCAGCACTCACTCGGCAACGCGAGCAGGGCAGACAGGAGTTGATGCCCTCCGTCCCGAGGGCGTCGACTCCCACCCGTCCCGGTCC
It encodes:
- a CDS encoding RodZ family helix-turn-helix domain-containing protein, whose translation is MSNQAPNQARNDARVIPLRPAAAPDPAIRRPPGSAVPAGHTPRRTLPDLAPRRTPPASGRGEPLWRDLVGDVLRRERLAQERTLKDVADAARISMPYLSELERGRKEASSEVLAAAARALGLGLTDLLSLAQDELTRLAQVRSDRRRTPSSPRHDGMCLAA
- a CDS encoding class I SAM-dependent methyltransferase, which codes for MLRDTFDEAAELYDRARPRYPTALVDELAGRVGLGPGVRVLEIGPGTGQLTVPLARLGCDVTAVELGPALAAVARRNLRGFPRARVEVAEFERWPLPRDPFDVVVCATAFHWIDPAVRVVKAARALGPDGVLALVTTHHVAGGSTDFFARVQACYERWDPATPPGLRASDEADVATDTGELERWGRVTSYRFAQEITYSTREYIDVLLTYSGHRALDAPARRGLLGCVEELIETRHAGSVTKRYLHELLLTRRASDGDR